One stretch of Campylobacter sp. CCS1377 DNA includes these proteins:
- a CDS encoding type II asparaginase encodes MAEAKPKVAILATGGTIAGSIDSAVATTGYTAGVVGVDVLIKAVPQIKDLADISGQQIANIDSSNMRDEIQLKLAKEINKLFASGVDGVVITHGTDTMEETAYFLNLTVKSDKPVVLVGAMRPSTAMSADGPKNLYNAVALAADKNAKGKGVMVAMNDKILGARGVVKTHSLNVDAFSSPDFGDLGYIVDGKVFFYNNVAKVHTKNTPFDVSKLDKLPKVDILYTYSNDGNGVAAKALFENGTKGIVVAGSGAGSIHEDQKNVLKELLKQGLSVAVSSRVVAGRVAVSEADQKLGFISAEDLNPQKARILLMLALTKTKDTKKIQEYFLKY; translated from the coding sequence ATGGCAGAGGCTAAGCCAAAAGTGGCTATTTTAGCGACAGGTGGGACAATTGCAGGATCGATTGATAGTGCGGTTGCAACGACTGGATATACAGCAGGAGTAGTGGGCGTTGATGTTTTAATCAAAGCAGTGCCACAAATTAAAGATCTAGCTGATATTAGCGGACAACAAATCGCAAATATCGATAGTTCCAATATGCGTGATGAAATTCAGCTCAAACTCGCAAAAGAGATTAACAAGCTTTTTGCAAGTGGGGTTGATGGAGTGGTGATCACTCACGGTACTGATACTATGGAAGAGACTGCGTATTTTCTAAATTTAACCGTTAAAAGCGATAAACCTGTGGTTTTGGTGGGTGCAATGCGTCCTTCAACTGCTATGAGCGCAGATGGCCCTAAAAATCTTTATAATGCAGTTGCTCTAGCAGCAGATAAAAATGCAAAGGGTAAAGGCGTTATGGTTGCTATGAATGATAAAATTTTAGGCGCAAGAGGTGTTGTTAAAACTCATAGTTTAAATGTCGATGCTTTTTCTTCGCCTGATTTTGGGGATTTGGGTTATATTGTAGATGGTAAAGTCTTTTTCTATAATAATGTAGCCAAAGTTCATACTAAAAACACTCCTTTTGATGTAAGTAAATTAGATAAATTACCAAAAGTTGATATTCTTTATACTTATTCAAATGATGGTAATGGCGTGGCTGCTAAAGCTTTGTTCGAAAATGGAACTAAAGGCATAGTAGTGGCTGGAAGTGGCGCAGGAAGCATACATGAAGATCAAAAAAATGTTTTAAAAGAGCTTTTAAAGCAAGGACTTAGCGTTGCTGTGAGTTCTCGTGTAGTAGCAGGTCGTGTGGCAGTGAGTGAAGCAGATCAAAAGCTTGGTTTTATCTCAGCTGAGGACTTAAATCCACAAAAAGCTAGAATTCTTTTAATGTTAGCACTCACCAAAACAAAAGACACTAAAAAAATTCAAGAATATTTTTTGAAATATTAA
- a CDS encoding dihydroneopterin aldolase, which yields MEFLELLLILIAIILMIAKPEKEKFAFSLIVIAWCIMVFDYLGRKSGAILGLMNL from the coding sequence ATGGAATTTTTAGAGCTTTTATTAATCTTAATCGCTATTATTCTTATGATAGCAAAACCTGAAAAAGAAAAATTTGCTTTTTCTTTGATAGTAATTGCTTGGTGTATTATGGTTTTTGATTATTTGGGTCGAAAATCGGGTGCAATTTTAGGTTTAATGAATTTATAA
- the metA gene encoding homoserine O-succinyltransferase has product MPLIIPKEMPAFEVLKNSIFVMDTQRANSQDIRPLEILILNLMPTKIQTENQLLSLLANSPLQINITFISTQSYVGKNTPLSHLEKFYLGLDKIKTRRFDGAIVTGAPVEQMSFEEVKYWDELVEIFNFLKYNVTSTMYLCWGAMSGLYYFYGIEKKPLKQKCFGVFEHNIVDKDLILTNLDERVEFPHSRHSIMDEKQIKSCKDLKILLRSDEVGVGIARDKKDIFILGHPEYSKDTLDFEFKRDGKKQKPKNYYDTKGEIVFKWRSCANTIFQNWLNYDVYQSTPYVL; this is encoded by the coding sequence ATGCCATTAATCATCCCAAAAGAAATGCCTGCTTTTGAAGTACTTAAAAACAGTATTTTTGTGATGGACACACAAAGAGCAAATTCGCAAGATATCAGACCTTTAGAAATTTTGATTTTAAATTTGATGCCAACAAAAATTCAAACCGAAAATCAACTTTTATCTTTGCTGGCAAATTCGCCTTTGCAAATTAATATCACTTTTATTTCAACCCAAAGTTATGTGGGTAAGAATACCCCTTTATCTCATCTTGAAAAATTTTATCTAGGTTTAGACAAAATTAAAACTAGAAGATTTGATGGGGCCATCGTAACGGGTGCTCCTGTAGAACAGATGAGCTTTGAAGAGGTGAAGTATTGGGATGAATTGGTGGAAATTTTTAATTTTCTAAAGTACAATGTAACAAGCACAATGTATCTTTGCTGGGGTGCAATGAGTGGGCTTTATTATTTTTATGGTATAGAAAAAAAGCCTTTGAAACAAAAATGTTTTGGTGTTTTTGAACATAATATTGTGGATAAGGATTTAATTTTAACAAATTTAGATGAAAGAGTAGAATTTCCGCATTCTAGGCATTCTATAATGGATGAGAAACAAATTAAATCTTGTAAAGATTTAAAAATTTTGCTTAGAAGTGATGAAGTTGGCGTGGGTATAGCAAGGGATAAAAAAGATATTTTCATTTTAGGGCATCCTGAATACAGCAAAGATACTTTGGATTTTGAATTTAAACGAGATGGAAAGAAACAAAAACCAAAAAATTATTATGATACTAAAGGAGAAATTGTTTTTAAATGGCGTTCTTGTGCTAATACAATTTTTCAAAATTGGCTTAATTACGATGTTTATCAAAGCACACCCTATGTCTTGTAA
- a CDS encoding radical SAM protein, whose amino-acid sequence MLKKTTPQKFLKVLEIHLAEHCNLYCFSCSHFSQLAKEAYYDLKEFEQDIKRLKVLTKGNIERFHLLGGEPLLNPDVLKYFALLRENFTHSHIWLITNGILLLKQDESFFQTCSKLNIELHPTKYPIEIDWQRVDELCKRYKVTLKFYNNAKIEKNSMKFVLNLEKQNDIYESFTQCFMSNFCVQLKEGKIYTCNICANIEHFNAKFKTTLMPSDEDCIDIYKAKNYEEILEFLAKPIPFCAYCDVKNWKSIGKWKRSEKSINEYLI is encoded by the coding sequence GTGCTTAAAAAAACGACCCCGCAAAAATTTCTAAAAGTGCTTGAAATTCACTTGGCTGAGCATTGTAACTTATACTGTTTTTCTTGTTCGCATTTTTCACAGCTTGCAAAAGAAGCTTATTATGATTTAAAAGAATTTGAGCAAGATATCAAAAGATTAAAAGTTTTAACAAAAGGCAACATAGAGCGCTTTCATTTGCTAGGCGGTGAGCCTTTGTTAAATCCTGATGTTTTAAAATATTTTGCTTTGCTTAGAGAAAATTTTACCCATTCTCATATTTGGTTGATTACTAATGGTATTTTATTGCTAAAGCAAGATGAGAGTTTTTTTCAAACTTGTTCTAAGCTAAATATAGAACTTCATCCCACAAAATATCCCATCGAGATTGATTGGCAAAGGGTTGATGAGCTTTGTAAGCGATATAAAGTAACTTTGAAATTTTACAATAATGCCAAAATAGAAAAAAATTCTATGAAATTTGTTTTGAATTTAGAAAAACAAAATGATATCTATGAAAGCTTTACTCAGTGTTTTATGTCGAATTTTTGTGTGCAGTTAAAAGAGGGTAAAATCTATACTTGTAATATTTGCGCTAATATTGAGCATTTTAATGCTAAATTTAAAACTACTTTAATGCCAAGTGATGAGGATTGTATCGATATTTATAAGGCAAAAAATTATGAGGAAATTTTGGAATTTTTGGCCAAGCCAATCCCTTTTTGTGCGTATTGTGATGTTAAAAATTGGAAGAGTATTGGCAAGTGGAAAAGATCTGAAAAAAGCATTAATGAATATTTAATTTAG
- a CDS encoding O-acetylhomoserine aminocarboxypropyltransferase/cysteine synthase family protein: protein MSNHTQNYSQNTLALHAGYEFDTQRTISVPIYQNTAFSFESSEQAAARFSLQELGNIYARVSSPTVDILQNRLAAVEGGEFGVCTASGTAAVFYSLVNCAQNGDNILYSNKIYGGSQTLIQYTLKRFGIEAREFDIDNLNTLEEKINQNTKAIFFESLSNPQIAVADVEKIVAIAKKYNIITICDNTVATPFLHKPFEFGVDVIVHSLSKYINGQGNALGGVVIERKNLNALLKNNPRYPAFNTPDPSYHGLIYANLNLPNFSIRILTEWLRNIGATLSPQNAWLILQGLETLNLRIIKHSQNALEIAQFLNSHSEVKSVSYPALETNIYHSLLKKYFTNSYASGLLSFEARDFEHAKKICNSTKIFKIVANLGDSKSLLIHPASTTHSQLNEEELKAAGITKSTIRLSIGLEDVKDLIGDLKQAIEG from the coding sequence ATGTCAAATCATACACAAAATTACTCACAAAATACTTTAGCATTGCACGCAGGATACGAGTTTGATACTCAAAGAACTATTAGCGTGCCTATTTATCAAAACACAGCTTTTAGTTTTGAAAGCTCCGAGCAGGCCGCGGCAAGATTTTCTTTGCAAGAATTAGGCAATATTTATGCAAGAGTCAGTAGTCCTACTGTCGATATTTTGCAAAATCGTCTAGCTGCGGTTGAAGGTGGAGAATTTGGGGTTTGTACGGCAAGTGGAACAGCTGCGGTATTTTATTCTTTGGTTAATTGTGCGCAAAATGGGGATAATATTTTGTATTCAAATAAAATTTATGGAGGCTCTCAAACTTTGATACAATATACACTTAAGCGTTTTGGCATTGAAGCGAGAGAATTTGATATTGATAATTTAAACACGCTAGAGGAAAAAATAAATCAAAACACCAAAGCTATATTTTTTGAAAGCCTTTCAAATCCGCAGATTGCTGTTGCTGATGTGGAAAAAATTGTTGCCATTGCTAAAAAATATAATATCATTACTATTTGTGATAATACAGTCGCAACTCCATTTTTGCATAAACCTTTTGAATTTGGAGTTGATGTGATTGTCCATAGTTTAAGCAAATACATTAACGGCCAAGGCAATGCTTTAGGTGGTGTGGTGATTGAGAGAAAAAATTTAAATGCTTTGCTTAAAAATAATCCAAGATATCCCGCTTTTAACACACCAGATCCTAGCTATCATGGTTTAATTTATGCGAATTTAAACTTGCCAAATTTTAGCATACGCATTCTTACTGAATGGCTAAGAAATATCGGTGCGACCTTGTCTCCACAAAATGCATGGCTAATTTTACAAGGACTTGAAACTTTGAATTTAAGGATCATTAAACACAGCCAAAATGCCTTAGAAATCGCTCAATTTTTAAATTCGCACAGTGAGGTTAAAAGCGTGAGTTATCCCGCTTTAGAAACAAATATTTATCATTCTTTGCTTAAAAAATATTTTACAAATTCTTATGCTAGTGGGCTTTTAAGCTTTGAAGCAAGAGATTTCGAACATGCTAAAAAAATTTGCAATAGCACAAAAATTTTTAAAATTGTCGCTAATTTGGGCGATTCTAAATCTTTGCTTATCCACCCTGCTAGTACTACGCATTCTCAGCTTAACGAAGAGGAATTAAAAGCCGCAGGTATCACAAAATCAACCATTCGCCTAAGCATAGGTCTTGAAGATGTAAAGGATCTTATTGGTGATTTAAAACAAGCCATTGAGGGTTAA
- the purF gene encoding amidophosphoribosyltransferase encodes MCAVVGIINSKNASTYAYYALFAMQHRGQEASGISVSNGKNIKTIKAKGEVSQIFNPDNLKTLEGEIAIGHNRYSTAGNSSLNDAQPVAANCVLGDIALVHNGNLVNKEEIRKKLIQDGAIFQTNMDTENVIHLIARSKKESLKDRFIESLKESIGAYCFILASKDKLYVARDPYGVRPLSLGRLKDGGYIVASETCAFDLIEAEFIRDVKPGEMLIFTQGNDKFESIELFKQEPRICAFEYIYFARPDSIIEGKSVYEIRKKMGEALAKKFIHKADFVVPVPDSGVSAAIGFSQYLKIPLEMAIVRNHYVGRTFIEPTQELRNLKVKLKLNPMHKVLEGKEIVVVDDSLVRGTTSKKIISLLRAAGASKIHLAIACPEIKFPDIYGIDTPTFEELISANKNTEEVREYVEADTLSFLSIEELTQSIGDEREYSLISFNGDYFIK; translated from the coding sequence ATGTGTGCAGTTGTAGGAATTATTAATTCAAAAAATGCAAGCACTTATGCGTATTATGCTCTTTTTGCTATGCAGCACCGCGGACAAGAAGCAAGTGGAATTAGTGTAAGTAATGGTAAAAACATTAAAACCATTAAAGCCAAAGGCGAAGTGAGCCAAATTTTCAACCCTGATAATTTAAAAACCCTTGAAGGTGAAATTGCTATAGGCCATAATCGTTATTCTACAGCAGGAAATTCAAGTTTAAATGATGCTCAACCTGTGGCGGCAAATTGTGTTTTAGGCGATATTGCTTTAGTGCATAATGGAAATTTAGTTAATAAAGAAGAAATAAGAAAAAAACTCATTCAAGATGGAGCAATTTTTCAAACCAATATGGATACAGAAAATGTTATCCATTTAATCGCAAGAAGCAAAAAAGAAAGCTTGAAAGATAGATTTATTGAAAGTTTGAAAGAGAGCATAGGAGCGTATTGTTTTATCCTAGCAAGTAAAGATAAGCTTTATGTGGCTAGAGATCCTTATGGGGTTCGTCCTTTATCTTTAGGGCGTTTAAAAGATGGTGGATATATAGTTGCGAGTGAAACTTGTGCTTTTGATTTGATAGAAGCTGAGTTTATACGTGATGTAAAGCCTGGAGAAATGCTTATTTTTACACAAGGAAATGATAAATTTGAAAGCATAGAGCTTTTTAAACAAGAACCTAGAATTTGTGCTTTTGAATACATTTATTTTGCTAGACCTGATAGCATTATCGAAGGCAAAAGTGTGTATGAAATACGCAAAAAAATGGGCGAAGCTTTGGCGAAAAAATTCATACATAAGGCTGATTTTGTTGTGCCTGTGCCAGATAGTGGAGTGAGTGCTGCAATTGGCTTTTCACAGTATTTAAAAATTCCACTTGAAATGGCGATAGTTAGAAATCACTATGTAGGAAGAACTTTCATTGAGCCCACTCAAGAACTCAGAAATTTAAAAGTAAAATTAAAGCTTAATCCTATGCATAAGGTTTTAGAAGGTAAAGAAATTGTTGTTGTGGATGATAGCTTGGTGCGTGGAACAACTTCTAAAAAAATCATCTCTTTGCTTCGTGCTGCAGGGGCAAGTAAAATTCATTTAGCTATTGCATGCCCTGAAATTAAATTTCCAGATATCTATGGTATTGATACGCCTACTTTTGAAGAACTTATTAGTGCAAATAAAAATACTGAAGAGGTGCGTGAGTATGTGGAAGCTGATACGCTAAGTTTTTTAAGTATAGAAGAACTTACACAAAGTATTGGAGATGAAAGGGAGTATTCTTTAATTAGTTTTAATGGGGATTATTTTATCAAATGA
- a CDS encoding disulfide bond formation protein B, translating into MCDVNKTRIFYFLMCMAGLLIILLPVGIANLVFGYMMGDSPCTSCWGQRESMIFIGVAALFIVRYGLKGKFLAFLLIATAFGLWQSFNHISSHAHRDLDQGFGMAVFGLHTYFWAEVVFWAVILLLGVIFAFAPKFACFDKELNGEKFRKFNKLSLSAMVIVAFIVASNVFQAFVSTGIPPYSGQGDPVRFSLNPKYIIWSDSGWSKSWQEISFLGKRDVKAPDYAFAPASEKLGISFDNDINNAPFAKINDELEIVSEQTINFDKAINTLDYINDEFVASSKWDVVFLNDEFKVKESFVLDPYFSATIDPIIGIIPYMGDKFILMGSNKSFLRFAKNPNADEALQYADFIKGNGKFEGQGKDLGRGRLDTVRAKFNHVASMTTDDNYLYLATVPNNKDAKTFVISKVSLKDRVLSAEFTPKADLKEGKTLGDLYVTSMTYKDGKIYALSKNHNVIAVIDVAKEAVVKTISFPSVITNARSIFFKDGKINILSYQNNENKLYVLD; encoded by the coding sequence ATGTGTGATGTTAATAAAACTAGAATTTTTTATTTTTTAATGTGTATGGCAGGACTTTTGATTATTTTGTTGCCTGTTGGAATTGCAAATTTAGTTTTTGGTTATATGATGGGCGATAGTCCTTGTACTTCTTGTTGGGGACAAAGAGAATCTATGATTTTTATAGGTGTGGCTGCTCTGTTTATTGTTCGCTATGGTTTAAAAGGTAAATTTTTAGCGTTTTTACTAATCGCTACTGCTTTTGGTTTGTGGCAGTCTTTTAATCACATAAGCTCTCATGCACATAGGGACTTAGATCAAGGTTTTGGCATGGCGGTTTTTGGGCTTCATACTTATTTCTGGGCTGAAGTAGTATTTTGGGCTGTAATATTACTTTTAGGCGTAATTTTTGCTTTTGCTCCTAAATTTGCTTGCTTTGATAAAGAATTAAATGGAGAAAAATTTAGAAAATTTAATAAATTGAGTTTATCTGCCATGGTTATTGTTGCTTTCATTGTAGCTTCAAATGTTTTTCAAGCTTTTGTAAGTACAGGTATTCCTCCTTATAGCGGACAAGGCGATCCGGTAAGATTTAGCTTAAATCCAAAATATATCATTTGGTCAGATTCTGGCTGGAGTAAAAGCTGGCAAGAAATTTCTTTCTTAGGAAAACGCGATGTTAAAGCTCCTGATTATGCTTTTGCGCCTGCAAGTGAAAAATTAGGCATTAGTTTTGATAATGATATAAACAATGCTCCATTTGCAAAAATTAATGATGAGCTAGAAATTGTTAGTGAGCAAACCATTAATTTTGATAAAGCTATCAATACGCTTGATTATATCAATGATGAATTTGTAGCGAGTTCAAAATGGGATGTGGTATTTTTAAATGATGAATTTAAGGTAAAAGAAAGCTTTGTGCTTGATCCTTATTTTTCAGCAACTATTGATCCAATTATAGGTATTATCCCTTATATGGGAGATAAATTCATTCTTATGGGATCAAATAAATCTTTCTTAAGATTTGCAAAAAATCCAAATGCCGATGAAGCTTTACAATATGCAGATTTTATAAAAGGAAATGGTAAATTTGAAGGTCAAGGAAAAGACTTGGGTCGTGGAAGACTTGATACTGTTAGAGCCAAATTTAACCATGTAGCAAGTATGACTACAGATGATAATTATCTTTATCTTGCAACCGTGCCAAATAATAAAGATGCAAAAACTTTTGTAATCTCTAAAGTTTCTCTAAAAGACCGCGTTCTTTCAGCAGAATTTACTCCAAAAGCGGACTTAAAGGAAGGTAAAACTTTAGGTGATCTTTATGTAACTTCTATGACTTATAAAGATGGTAAAATTTATGCACTTAGCAAAAATCACAATGTGATTGCGGTAATTGATGTAGCTAAAGAAGCGGTAGTAAAAACTATATCTTTCCCAAGTGTGATTACCAATGCAAGAAGTATTTTCTTCAAAGATGGGAAAATTAATATACTTTCTTATCAAAATAATGAAAATAAACTTTATGTTTTAGACTGA
- a CDS encoding cation:dicarboxylase symporter family transporter: MNESFFGHFLMISKPQTLVVLAIIFVIFYFLKKMRDYKINFSLRMLIALIIGIGLGFILQFLADFPQKNTDIIWYNEVKHWLSFFSAVFVAFIKMLVIPLVSVCIVKVIIEIDKNIKISSLLSISLFWILFSTAIAAALGVALAFYFDLGSAFTHSENTSKIREIQSFSSIILGLIPSNIITAMNKENIIAIVIFAFFIGICAKKISKKEEYEQVFKSFENFILAFYGLMMSMTAIVIRFMPYAVVCMMSNVLLSNGFEAIKTAGIFIILIYTAMLIMFGVHFLLLLSQGLNPIIYARKAFSVWLFAFSSRSSLGTLPLTVSTLQNKFGVNSAVANFVASIGTTTGLNGCAGYFPAMAAVFVALGLGVEIDLSFALMVVLVAILGSLGIAGVPGSATMAASIMLSGIGFGDHFVMLSLILAIDPIIDMARTASNVSGAMTSALCTAKNLKTLDMSIYKS, from the coding sequence ATGAATGAATCATTCTTCGGACATTTTTTAATGATTTCTAAGCCCCAAACTTTAGTCGTTTTAGCTATTATTTTTGTTATCTTTTATTTTCTTAAAAAAATGAGAGATTATAAAATAAATTTTTCATTAAGAATGCTTATAGCTCTTATTATAGGTATTGGTCTTGGTTTTATTTTACAATTTTTAGCTGATTTTCCGCAAAAAAACACAGATATCATTTGGTATAATGAAGTCAAACATTGGCTTTCATTTTTTAGTGCTGTGTTTGTAGCCTTTATCAAAATGCTTGTGATTCCACTGGTAAGTGTGTGTATTGTGAAGGTTATTATAGAAATTGATAAAAATATTAAAATTTCATCTCTGCTTAGCATTAGTCTTTTTTGGATACTTTTTAGCACCGCCATTGCTGCAGCTTTGGGAGTTGCTTTGGCTTTTTATTTTGATTTAGGAAGTGCTTTTACTCACAGTGAAAATACAAGCAAAATCAGAGAAATTCAAAGCTTTTCAAGCATTATTTTAGGATTAATCCCTAGCAATATCATTACTGCAATGAATAAAGAAAATATCATTGCCATCGTGATTTTTGCTTTTTTTATCGGAATTTGCGCGAAAAAAATTTCCAAAAAAGAAGAATACGAACAAGTATTTAAAAGCTTTGAGAATTTTATCCTAGCTTTTTATGGTTTGATGATGAGTATGACAGCCATTGTTATACGCTTTATGCCTTATGCGGTAGTTTGTATGATGAGTAATGTTTTACTAAGTAATGGCTTTGAAGCGATTAAAACAGCAGGAATTTTCATCATACTCATTTATACAGCAATGTTGATCATGTTTGGGGTGCATTTTTTACTTCTTCTTTCACAAGGTTTAAACCCTATAATTTACGCACGAAAAGCCTTTAGCGTTTGGCTTTTTGCCTTTAGCTCAAGATCTTCTTTAGGCACTTTGCCTTTAACGGTTTCAACCTTGCAAAATAAATTCGGCGTAAATTCCGCAGTTGCGAATTTTGTCGCTTCTATAGGTACTACAACAGGACTTAATGGTTGTGCGGGGTATTTTCCTGCTATGGCTGCTGTATTTGTGGCTTTAGGGCTTGGAGTGGAAATTGATCTTAGTTTTGCCTTGATGGTTGTACTAGTAGCGATTTTAGGCTCTTTGGGAATTGCCGGAGTGCCTGGAAGTGCCACTATGGCTGCTTCTATTATGCTAAGTGGGATTGGTTTTGGGGATCATTTTGTGATGCTAAGTCTTATTTTAGCTATCGACCCTATCATTGATATGGCACGCACCGCAAGCAATGTTTCAGGAGCTATGACTTCAGCCCTTTGCACTGCTAAAAATTTAAAAACCTTAGATATGAGTATTTATAAGTCTTAA
- a CDS encoding Na+/H+ antiporter NhaC family protein produces the protein MQMTLLTNPIIISVVVMTLLCLFRFNVLLSLLVAALVAGFLSDFTMLHTMDVLIEGMKGNLKTALSYILLGAIAAAISKTHLTAYLIKLVSHLISHKKYLLILSLALLSCFSQNLVPIHVAFVPILIPPLLALFNKLKIDRRAVACALTFGLTTPYMILPLGYGLIFQNLLVENLVKNGVLVELKDVTNTMYFAVICMLVGLFLAVFVFYRKPREYKETQIANMDFDKLAMTHKEWAVLAGLVLTLVCQIITLNLPLSGLLGFLLMVILGGVEYKKVNFVFDDGIKMMGFIAFVMLVAAGYGEVLNQSKAMDVLVNSVVPWMEYSKFLAIFFMLIIGLIITMGIGTSFGTIPIIATLFCPICLQLGFNPALIIFILGVAGALGDAGSPASETTLGVSVGLNADNNHDHIKDTCIPTFIFYNGSLLFVGSLIALFL, from the coding sequence ATGCAAATGACTTTACTAACTAATCCCATCATCATTAGTGTTGTGGTGATGACTTTACTTTGCTTGTTCCGTTTTAATGTGCTTTTAAGCCTTTTGGTTGCAGCTTTAGTTGCTGGATTTTTGTCTGATTTTACCATGCTTCATACTATGGATGTTTTGATTGAGGGTATGAAGGGGAATTTAAAAACAGCCTTAAGTTATATCTTACTTGGTGCAATAGCTGCTGCGATTTCAAAAACGCATTTAACTGCTTATTTAATCAAGCTTGTAAGTCATCTCATTTCACATAAAAAATATTTACTTATTTTATCTTTGGCTTTACTTTCTTGTTTTTCTCAGAATTTAGTGCCTATCCATGTGGCTTTTGTGCCGATTTTAATTCCACCTTTGCTTGCTTTGTTTAACAAGCTTAAAATCGATCGTAGAGCTGTAGCTTGTGCTTTGACTTTTGGGCTTACAACGCCTTATATGATTTTACCTTTGGGTTATGGTTTGATTTTTCAAAATTTACTTGTTGAAAATTTGGTAAAAAATGGCGTTTTAGTTGAGCTTAAAGATGTTACTAATACCATGTATTTTGCTGTTATTTGTATGCTTGTGGGGCTTTTTTTGGCGGTTTTTGTTTTTTATAGAAAACCAAGAGAATACAAAGAAACACAAATTGCAAATATGGATTTTGATAAACTGGCTATGACGCACAAAGAATGGGCTGTTTTAGCTGGGCTTGTTTTAACCTTAGTGTGTCAAATCATCACTTTAAATTTACCACTTTCTGGACTTTTGGGTTTTTTGCTGATGGTAATTTTGGGTGGAGTCGAGTATAAAAAAGTTAATTTTGTTTTTGATGATGGCATTAAAATGATGGGCTTTATAGCCTTTGTAATGCTTGTGGCTGCGGGTTATGGCGAGGTTTTAAATCAAAGCAAAGCTATGGATGTTTTGGTAAACTCTGTTGTGCCTTGGATGGAGTATTCTAAATTTTTAGCTATCTTTTTTATGCTTATTATAGGTCTTATCATTACTATGGGTATAGGAACTTCTTTTGGGACAATTCCTATCATTGCAACACTTTTTTGCCCTATTTGCTTACAACTTGGTTTTAATCCAGCTTTAATCATTTTTATTTTAGGCGTTGCAGGAGCTTTAGGAGATGCAGGAAGCCCAGCAAGCGAAACCACTTTAGGTGTTAGTGTGGGTTTAAATGCTGATAATAACCACGATCATATTAAGGATACTTGTATTCCTACTTTTATTTTTTACAATGGTTCTTTACTCTTTGTGGGCTCATTGATTGCGCTGTTTTTATAA
- the dapB gene encoding 4-hydroxy-tetrahydrodipicolinate reductase yields MINIGIYGANGRMGKQIEECLKNESEAKATVLFDKGGNLEELFEKSDVIIDFSSSSGTHELLNYARTMPKPLVIGTTGLDEKTMSLMQSASEVMPVFYATNMSLGVAVLNYLASKASAMLKNFDIEILEMHHRHKKDAPSGTAMTLATSVAKVRNLDLEKVRISGRDGIIGERKKDEIAVMSLRGGDIVGRHTVGFYEDGEFLELNHTATSRATFAKGAIKIAIWLNKQEPKFYSINDFLGI; encoded by the coding sequence ATGATAAATATAGGAATTTACGGTGCCAATGGGCGTATGGGAAAGCAAATTGAAGAATGTTTAAAAAACGAAAGCGAAGCAAAAGCAACTGTGCTTTTTGATAAAGGGGGAAATTTAGAGGAGCTTTTTGAAAAAAGCGATGTGATTATTGATTTTTCATCTTCAAGCGGCACACATGAGCTTTTAAATTATGCAAGAACAATGCCGAAACCTTTAGTGATTGGCACAACGGGACTTGATGAAAAAACCATGAGTTTAATGCAAAGTGCGAGTGAAGTGATGCCTGTTTTTTATGCGACCAATATGTCTTTGGGAGTTGCGGTTTTAAATTATCTTGCAAGCAAGGCAAGTGCTATGCTTAAAAATTTTGATATAGAAATTTTAGAAATGCACCATCGTCATAAAAAAGATGCGCCAAGTGGAACGGCAATGACTTTGGCTACAAGCGTTGCAAAGGTTAGGAATTTGGATTTGGAAAAAGTAAGGATAAGTGGAAGAGATGGCATTATAGGAGAGAGAAAAAAAGATGAAATTGCAGTGATGAGTTTAAGGGGTGGTGATATAGTAGGACGCCACACTGTAGGCTTTTATGAAGATGGTGAGTTTTTGGAATTAAATCACACTGCAACTTCAAGAGCCACTTTTGCTAAAGGTGCAATAAAAATTGCGATTTGGCTTAATAAGCAGGAGCCGAAATTTTATTCAATTAATGATTTTTTAGGAATTTAA